The DNA window CATCCGCCTTGTTCCTTCTCATTCGAAAGTCACAGCCCGAGAAGGTGCTGGCCGAACTCTCCGGTTTCAACGGGCGCGTCATCCGATCCTCGCTTTCGCCGGAGCAGGAATCGAAACTGCAGGCCGCCCTGTCGAAGGTGCATGCGCCAAGTCCAAGCGAAGGGGTTGCAGCGGCGGGCTCGATTCCAGCGCAGGCGCTCTGAGAGTTTCGATGAAGGCATTGGGAATGATGCCTGTCCGTTCTCGGGCTATGCGGCCTACCTCGCATCGAGTGCGTTCAACCGACCGTTCGACAGCACCCGCGTCATGAGGCAGGAGGATAGGATGGCGATATCGCTGGACGCCGCGGCGGAAGTGTTCCGTGAAGCGATGCGGCATTCCGTCAAGCGCTATGCGCTGTGGTACTTGGCGGAGGGATCGCTCTTGATCGTCGCGGGCATCCTGGCGATCGTCTACCCTGTGTTCTCGTCGACCGCAGTCATCGTTCTCCTCGGCTGGCTTCTGGTGATCAGTGGCTTGCTGCAGACGCTCAGTCTCATCAGCGCGCGCCACGTGCCGCATTTCTGGCTGCAGCTGATCTCGATCGGGCTTGCCATGCTGATCGGCTTTCTGTTCCTGCGCGACCCGGCTCAAGGACTGACGACAATCTCGCTCCTCCTCATCGTTTTCTTCATGATGGAGGGTATTTCCAAAGTCGTCTTCGCGTTGACGATCCGTCCCTTCCCCAATTGGGGCTGGGTTCTGGCCAGTGGTGTCGTGGGCATCGCGCTTTCGTTGATCCTGTGGGCCAATCTGCCGGTGACGTCCGTCTGGCTCTTAGGCGTTCTGCTCGGCATGAATCTGATCAGCATCGGTTCGGCCATTGCCTATCTGGCCTGGCAGGTGCGGGTCAGCTGATCCGGCTCGTCAGAACCGCCAGATCAGCGGCACGACGAAGACCGCGATGACGAAAAACCACACGAGAAGGGGTAATCCCAGCTTCCAGT is part of the Microvirga terrae genome and encodes:
- a CDS encoding HdeD family acid-resistance protein — translated: MAISLDAAAEVFREAMRHSVKRYALWYLAEGSLLIVAGILAIVYPVFSSTAVIVLLGWLLVISGLLQTLSLISARHVPHFWLQLISIGLAMLIGFLFLRDPAQGLTTISLLLIVFFMMEGISKVVFALTIRPFPNWGWVLASGVVGIALSLILWANLPVTSVWLLGVLLGMNLISIGSAIAYLAWQVRVS